In Tautonia rosea, a single window of DNA contains:
- a CDS encoding DnaA/Hda family protein — translation METPIPFDQLNRSAPDPPRSGPWDGFLVGPENELAQAAIRELARGQNDRSPLVLVGPSGSGKTRLLEELIADCIARRPNAAVALMPSEVFVDACHRAADRDTPAAWAELRRSVREVDLLAIDDLHGISRSPLSLAELEPTLDALDAAGASVAVSLRNDPGRWAGWPRRLADRLQVGLTVRLDRPGPATRRRYLLDQVRRLGLTATAEALDALAESAEGYRLIDGWLARVALMARLDRRPIDLALVNTLIHEDQFANASVSIAQITQVVARSFGLRPRDLRSSSRRATLVEARHLAILLARELTGASYADLGKAFGGRDPKTIRHACLATTRRIADDPALASVAEAIHRQWPMAVTGRNSTGSSESLPQT, via the coding sequence ATGGAGACGCCGATACCCTTCGATCAACTCAACCGTTCCGCGCCCGATCCGCCTCGATCGGGACCGTGGGACGGTTTTCTCGTCGGCCCGGAGAACGAACTCGCCCAGGCCGCGATTCGGGAACTCGCACGAGGGCAGAACGACCGATCACCTTTGGTGCTCGTCGGCCCCTCGGGATCGGGAAAAACCCGATTGCTTGAAGAATTGATCGCAGATTGCATCGCTCGAAGGCCAAACGCCGCGGTGGCCCTGATGCCCTCCGAGGTCTTCGTCGATGCCTGCCATCGGGCCGCGGATCGGGACACCCCAGCCGCCTGGGCCGAGTTGCGTCGGAGTGTTCGGGAGGTCGATCTGCTGGCGATCGACGATTTGCACGGGATCTCGCGTTCGCCGCTCTCCTTGGCGGAACTCGAACCAACACTTGATGCGCTTGATGCCGCAGGAGCCTCGGTTGCGGTCTCCCTTCGGAACGATCCGGGACGCTGGGCCGGATGGCCCCGACGTCTGGCCGATCGGCTCCAGGTCGGTTTGACCGTAAGACTCGATCGACCCGGCCCCGCCACCCGACGCCGTTATTTGCTCGATCAGGTGAGGCGACTCGGCCTGACGGCGACTGCTGAAGCCCTCGACGCGCTGGCTGAGTCCGCCGAGGGATACCGACTGATCGACGGCTGGCTTGCCCGCGTTGCACTGATGGCTCGATTGGATCGCCGTCCAATCGATCTTGCACTCGTGAACACCTTGATTCATGAGGACCAATTCGCGAATGCCTCTGTCTCGATCGCCCAGATCACTCAGGTGGTGGCCCGATCGTTTGGTCTTCGCCCCCGCGACCTTCGATCATCCAGTCGTCGAGCCACCCTCGTCGAGGCGAGGCATCTCGCGATTCTCCTCGCCCGAGAACTCACCGGGGCCAGCTATGCTGACCTCGGTAAGGCGTTTGGTGGCCGCGACCCGAAAACGATTCGACATGCCTGCCTTGCCACCACTCGTCGAATCGCGGACGACCCCGCACTCGCAAGTGTTGCAGAGGCAATCCACCGGCAATGGCCAATGGCAGTCACTGGCCGAAACTCGACCGGGTCATCGGAATCGCTTCCGCAGACCTGA
- the glgB gene encoding 1,4-alpha-glucan branching protein GlgB produces the protein MSTTTHPNASSVSTPTLHLSDIEQLIHASHWDPFGVLGPHVINANGRSHLAIRALLPDAARAWVVDLTGGEPGSLIAMNRLHPEGLFELVIPNRSSAIPYRLAIENGEGHRWQVVDPYRFGQVLSDFDIYLLGEGNHLRSYEKLGAHIREIDGIRGVHFALWAPNAQRVSVVGNFNHWDGRRHPMRNLGPTGLWEIFIPDLQPGEVYKYEIKSRYNNYLVSKSDPYGFYAERRPQTASIVWDVDHFRWNDAEWMGHRTQNQGLDAPISVYEVHLGSWKRRAEQQGDYLSYAELAEQLAHYVNEMGFTHVELLPINEHPFDGSWGYQPVGLYAPTSRFGSPDDFAQFVDTMHRHGIGVIIDWVPAHFPRDLHGLGYFDGTHLYEHEDPRLGEHRDWGTKIYNFGRSEVRNYLLANALFWLDKYHIDGLRVDAVASMLYLDYSRNPGEWVPNAFGGNENLEAIDFLKKFNEAAHAQFPGVLTIAEESTAFPGVSRPTYVGGLGFSLKWNMGWMNDTLRYISKDPVYRKYEHGVLTFSLVYAFSENFMLPLSHDEVVHGKRSLLDKMPGDMWQKVANLRLLLSYQWTHPGKKLLFMGGEFGQWREWNESESLDWHLLQWADHQGLQRMVADLNRIYRSEGALHEIDFDWQGFDWLELHDWENSVLAFLRKGKHPGDELVVVCNFTPCLRENYRIGVPRGGGYREVFNSDSSLYGGSNAGNHGYLQAINEHHAGRPCFLNLTLPPLAVVILKPE, from the coding sequence ATGAGCACGACGACCCATCCAAATGCTTCCTCCGTTTCGACACCGACGCTGCACTTGTCCGACATTGAGCAACTCATTCATGCAAGCCACTGGGATCCGTTCGGGGTGCTCGGTCCTCATGTAATAAACGCCAACGGCCGATCGCACCTGGCGATTCGGGCCTTACTTCCGGATGCGGCACGCGCCTGGGTGGTCGACCTGACCGGAGGCGAACCCGGCTCGTTGATCGCGATGAATCGGCTTCATCCGGAAGGACTGTTTGAGCTGGTCATTCCGAATCGATCCTCGGCAATCCCCTATCGACTCGCGATCGAGAACGGCGAAGGACATCGCTGGCAAGTGGTCGATCCCTATCGGTTTGGCCAGGTGCTGTCGGACTTCGACATCTATCTGCTCGGTGAAGGGAACCATTTACGTTCCTACGAGAAGCTTGGAGCGCACATTCGAGAGATCGACGGCATTCGAGGGGTTCACTTTGCCCTTTGGGCTCCCAATGCCCAGCGGGTCAGTGTCGTCGGTAACTTTAATCACTGGGATGGTCGCCGCCACCCGATGCGCAACCTCGGGCCGACGGGACTCTGGGAAATCTTCATCCCGGACCTCCAGCCAGGAGAAGTCTACAAGTACGAGATCAAGAGTCGATACAATAACTACCTAGTTTCAAAGTCAGACCCATACGGCTTTTATGCCGAACGCCGACCTCAAACCGCCTCGATTGTCTGGGATGTCGACCACTTCCGCTGGAACGACGCCGAATGGATGGGACATCGGACGCAGAACCAAGGCCTCGACGCGCCGATCTCGGTGTACGAGGTGCATCTCGGTTCCTGGAAACGCCGCGCTGAACAGCAAGGAGACTATCTCTCATACGCGGAATTGGCGGAACAACTCGCTCATTACGTCAATGAGATGGGATTCACGCACGTCGAGTTGTTACCGATCAACGAGCACCCCTTCGACGGCTCCTGGGGCTATCAACCTGTTGGATTGTACGCCCCCACCTCTCGGTTCGGCTCTCCCGATGACTTCGCCCAGTTCGTTGACACGATGCACCGCCACGGAATTGGCGTGATCATCGACTGGGTCCCTGCACACTTCCCCAGAGACCTCCACGGGCTGGGGTATTTTGACGGAACCCACCTGTACGAGCATGAAGATCCGAGACTAGGCGAACACCGCGACTGGGGTACCAAGATTTACAACTTCGGGCGCTCCGAGGTTCGCAATTATCTCCTTGCAAACGCTCTGTTTTGGCTGGACAAGTATCACATCGACGGTCTTCGGGTCGATGCCGTTGCGTCGATGCTCTATCTCGATTACAGCCGAAATCCCGGCGAGTGGGTTCCCAACGCTTTCGGCGGCAACGAGAACCTCGAAGCGATCGACTTTCTCAAGAAGTTCAACGAGGCCGCGCATGCCCAGTTCCCCGGCGTTCTGACCATCGCCGAGGAGTCGACCGCCTTTCCAGGTGTCTCCCGTCCGACGTACGTCGGCGGGCTCGGGTTCAGCCTGAAGTGGAATATGGGCTGGATGAACGACACGCTTCGCTATATCTCCAAGGATCCGGTTTATCGGAAATATGAGCATGGAGTGCTGACGTTTAGTCTTGTTTACGCATTTAGCGAAAACTTCATGCTCCCGCTTTCCCACGATGAGGTCGTGCACGGAAAGCGATCATTGCTCGACAAGATGCCCGGTGATATGTGGCAAAAGGTGGCCAACCTCCGGCTCTTGCTCTCCTACCAATGGACGCATCCCGGCAAGAAACTTCTGTTCATGGGGGGAGAATTCGGCCAGTGGCGTGAGTGGAATGAGTCGGAAAGCCTCGACTGGCACCTCCTCCAGTGGGCCGACCATCAAGGGCTTCAGCGAATGGTCGCTGACCTGAACCGGATATATCGGTCGGAGGGAGCCCTTCACGAGATCGACTTTGATTGGCAGGGGTTCGACTGGTTGGAGCTGCACGACTGGGAGAACAGTGTTCTGGCGTTCCTCCGAAAAGGGAAGCATCCCGGTGACGAACTCGTGGTCGTGTGCAACTTCACCCCGTGCCTGCGCGAAAATTACCGAATCGGAGTTCCTCGGGGAGGAGGCTACCGCGAGGTCTTCAACTCGGATTCTTCCCTGTATGGCGGTTCGAATGCCGGTAATCACGGCTACCTTCAAGCCATCAATGAACACCACGCCGGGCGACCGTGCTTCCTCAACCTAACCCTTCCTCCGCTGGCCGTGGTGATTCTCAAGCCTGAGTAG
- a CDS encoding sulfatase-like hydrolase/transferase, with product MRTLLMAFVLGIPMHARAEDRPNVVLIVVDDLGYGELGCQGNSEVPTPHIDSIAAEGIRFTSGYVTASYCSPSRAGLLTGRDQNRFGCDLNPVGALNDQPGVGLPASELTLASHLRSAGYATALIGKWHLGGTSPHHPMRHGFDTFFGFRHEGHYYTSVPHDGMVTWLRRRTLPDGGTGRWIRPDGRLAISTHMGHDEPPYDADNPMLRDGQPVEVDGDLTEVFSREAVAFIRRHAERPFFLCLAYNAVHSPMQARVEDVERFSHLEDIQRRIFAGMLSRLDQGVGQVLEALRDERLDRRTLVVFVSDNGGATRELTSSNRPLRGGKGDFFEGGLRVPFLARWVGHLPAGQVEPRPVSTLDLFPTICDASGFALPEDRTFDGINLLPMLTEAVAVPEDRVLWWRMGPLAAIRVGDWKLVRDQRSGPESSWQLFDLASDPAETLDRAAEHPEVVESLAQLWNTRNAEMPPPSTRMDRRR from the coding sequence ATCGTTGTTGATGATCTCGGCTATGGAGAGCTGGGGTGCCAGGGAAATTCCGAGGTGCCTACCCCGCACATTGATTCGATTGCAGCTGAGGGAATCCGGTTTACCAGTGGCTATGTGACCGCCTCCTATTGCAGTCCATCCCGTGCGGGTTTGCTGACCGGGCGGGATCAGAACCGCTTCGGCTGCGACCTGAACCCGGTCGGTGCGCTTAACGATCAACCGGGAGTCGGCCTGCCGGCTTCGGAATTGACCCTGGCGTCACACCTTCGCTCAGCCGGATATGCGACGGCCCTGATCGGCAAGTGGCATCTTGGAGGCACCAGCCCCCATCACCCGATGCGTCACGGATTTGATACCTTTTTTGGATTCCGCCATGAAGGGCACTATTACACTTCTGTACCCCATGACGGAATGGTCACCTGGCTTCGTCGCCGGACGCTGCCCGATGGTGGAACGGGACGCTGGATTCGCCCGGATGGCCGCCTCGCGATTTCGACCCACATGGGGCACGACGAACCTCCCTACGACGCCGACAATCCGATGTTGAGGGATGGCCAGCCCGTTGAGGTCGATGGCGATCTGACCGAGGTCTTCTCTCGGGAGGCAGTTGCGTTCATCCGTCGCCACGCGGAGCGTCCATTCTTCCTCTGCCTGGCGTACAATGCCGTTCATAGTCCGATGCAGGCCAGGGTCGAGGATGTGGAACGGTTTTCTCACCTGGAGGACATCCAACGTCGAATTTTCGCGGGAATGCTGTCTCGTCTGGACCAAGGGGTAGGCCAGGTTCTTGAAGCATTGCGCGACGAGAGGCTTGACCGCCGGACCCTCGTGGTCTTCGTCAGTGACAACGGAGGCGCGACCCGGGAGCTAACCTCCAGCAATCGTCCGCTCCGAGGTGGCAAAGGCGATTTTTTCGAAGGGGGTCTCCGCGTTCCCTTTCTTGCCCGATGGGTCGGACACCTTCCGGCTGGACAGGTTGAACCCCGGCCAGTCTCGACGCTCGACCTGTTCCCGACCATTTGCGACGCTTCGGGATTTGCGCTGCCTGAAGATCGCACCTTTGACGGGATCAACCTGTTGCCGATGCTGACCGAAGCCGTGGCGGTACCAGAGGATCGGGTGCTTTGGTGGCGCATGGGCCCCCTCGCAGCGATTCGAGTGGGGGACTGGAAGTTGGTCAGGGATCAACGGTCCGGCCCCGAGTCCTCCTGGCAACTGTTTGATCTGGCCAGTGATCCCGCTGAGACGCTCGACCGTGCCGCCGAGCATCCGGAGGTGGTTGAATCCCTCGCCCAGCTCTGGAACACGCGCAATGCCGAGATGCCACCGCCGAGTACTCGGATGGATCGTCGACGTTGA
- a CDS encoding sensor histidine kinase, producing MPSILVGGLIGAALMLPLGLGLGLIVERRRWLHPVLLMTEHLTARIEGLHPARALPSPASEFDTHPALVEFHRTIGQYDASMARSRTRQEPSLSLPAREALTRSGLFDPPSDIDGGDGSSAIFETRDMVGRLAPESLRWTEVSPALQTFLGAGVDRLRKLSILDLLHPDDRVPATRELRHASSKGEALGLIHRISTLGGNRRVVELNVSTRYDVEGSVVYLRCHVTDITNRIRARRRERKRTEELQQLNRTLQLTNQALADLKDRYSDLYQNAPAMYFSLDQEGNLLVCNETLLRTLGYDRRSILGRPYLELLPEELRPSFRGRFAQFLKEGRIEVESQWRTRDGRLIDVFVTAVAVRDSRGRLIHSRSVAQDITARKQLEAELRRNNERLARINDELSRKNTELDEFSYVISHDLQEPIRTLIAFSGFLKHDYADRLDDQAREYLDYLTEASTRMRTLIRDLLELSRAGQSTLEFHPVSLDDLLATLRIDFAELIRSRRAEVLSLSPLPTVWGDRTRLGQLFGNLIGNGLKYNESDSPRVEVGVSVGTLPKRGHRVTIMVRDNGIGIDPQYHETIFQMFRRLHPRDRYEGTGAGLAICQKIAHAHGGRLWVESRPGNGSTFFVDLPLVPSTLKSGIPDAEPRQSVSSSDTAIHVR from the coding sequence ATGCCATCGATTCTCGTGGGAGGGCTTATCGGAGCAGCGCTGATGCTCCCGCTCGGTCTTGGCCTCGGACTGATCGTTGAACGTCGCCGTTGGCTTCACCCCGTACTCCTGATGACCGAGCACCTCACGGCTCGGATCGAAGGGCTTCACCCGGCCCGAGCACTGCCCTCACCGGCCTCCGAGTTCGACACGCACCCGGCTCTCGTCGAATTCCACCGAACAATCGGGCAATACGATGCCTCGATGGCCCGAAGCCGCACCCGCCAAGAACCCTCGCTCTCCCTCCCAGCACGAGAAGCGCTGACACGGAGCGGGCTGTTCGATCCTCCCTCGGACATCGATGGCGGCGACGGTTCTTCCGCGATCTTCGAGACCCGAGACATGGTGGGACGGCTTGCGCCGGAGTCACTGCGATGGACCGAGGTAAGCCCCGCCCTTCAGACCTTCCTTGGTGCCGGAGTCGATCGCCTCAGGAAACTCTCGATCCTCGATCTGCTCCATCCAGACGATCGAGTTCCCGCGACCCGGGAACTCCGACACGCCTCGAGTAAAGGAGAGGCGCTCGGCCTGATCCACCGGATCTCCACCCTGGGGGGGAATCGCAGGGTGGTCGAGCTGAACGTCTCCACCCGATACGACGTTGAAGGGTCGGTGGTCTATCTCCGTTGCCATGTCACGGACATCACCAATCGCATCCGGGCTCGTCGCAGAGAGCGCAAGCGGACCGAGGAACTCCAGCAACTGAATCGAACGCTTCAATTAACGAATCAGGCCCTCGCCGATCTGAAAGATCGCTACAGCGACCTCTATCAGAACGCTCCGGCCATGTATTTCAGCCTTGACCAGGAGGGAAACCTCCTGGTCTGCAACGAAACGCTGCTCCGAACCCTCGGTTACGATCGACGTTCAATCCTGGGTCGGCCTTATCTCGAATTACTTCCCGAGGAGCTTCGCCCTTCCTTCCGGGGTCGTTTTGCCCAGTTTCTCAAGGAAGGGCGCATCGAGGTGGAAAGTCAATGGCGGACTCGGGATGGCCGCTTGATCGACGTCTTCGTGACCGCCGTGGCGGTACGAGACTCCAGAGGCCGCTTGATCCATTCTCGAAGCGTGGCCCAGGACATCACCGCCCGGAAACAACTCGAAGCGGAGTTACGCCGCAACAACGAGCGGCTCGCGCGGATCAACGACGAACTGTCCCGAAAAAACACGGAGCTTGACGAATTCTCCTATGTGATCTCTCATGATCTACAGGAGCCGATTCGAACCTTGATCGCCTTCTCCGGGTTTTTAAAACACGATTACGCCGATCGGCTCGACGACCAAGCCCGAGAGTACCTCGATTACCTGACCGAGGCTTCGACGCGAATGCGGACCTTAATCCGCGATCTCTTGGAACTCTCAAGGGCTGGCCAGTCGACGTTGGAATTCCATCCCGTCTCGCTCGACGATCTGCTGGCAACACTTCGAATTGACTTTGCCGAGCTGATTCGCAGCCGACGTGCCGAGGTCCTATCCCTGAGCCCCTTGCCGACTGTCTGGGGCGACCGGACCCGCCTCGGTCAGCTCTTTGGCAACTTGATTGGGAATGGACTCAAATATAATGAATCAGACTCCCCTCGTGTCGAGGTAGGAGTTTCCGTAGGAACCCTCCCGAAACGAGGGCACCGAGTCACCATCATGGTCCGGGACAATGGAATCGGGATCGATCCCCAGTATCACGAAACGATTTTCCAGATGTTCCGGCGTCTTCATCCTCGGGACCGCTATGAGGGCACAGGAGCCGGTCTGGCGATCTGCCAGAAGATTGCCCATGCTCATGGTGGTCGCCTCTGGGTCGAAAGTCGGCCCGGGAACGGATCAACCTTCTTCGTGGATCTTCCCCTGGTTCCATCCACGCTGAAATCGGGAATTCCAGACGCCGAACCCCGTCAGTCAGTCTCCTCCTCGGACACTGCGATTCATGTCCGCTGA
- a CDS encoding ATP-binding response regulator, with translation MSDVLIVDDSPTDRAYFRTLLRRADFRVYEVDTGSQAIAAAQSIRPHAVILDINLPDIDGHHVCRALRADPMISGIPVLMLTVRDHEADVLAGLEAGADDYVPKDAAPEVILARVRRLCRYRQMANTSLLNEQMAQIGRLLAGIVHEIRGPLGVIRGNAELMRMQLKADDPAIRFADPIIRSVQLLQVRLEHLMATVRGGPPVLRPLDLEPLLREAIDYFRKGSDPKQGHVELLVEPAPEGLPPIRADAGRLLQVLLNLMTNAREAILSNSSEGTIRLRLIPRSEADRPGVSIEVLDSGPGIPEVVMPRIFEPFFTTKDTGTGYGLYLSAEILQEHGGRLSVRNSPDGGACFSLWLPDSTAIPAPHVPQHLSTETS, from the coding sequence ATGAGCGACGTACTGATCGTCGACGACAGCCCAACGGACCGAGCGTATTTCCGGACCCTTCTTCGACGGGCCGACTTCCGTGTCTACGAAGTCGACACCGGAAGTCAGGCCATTGCTGCAGCGCAGTCGATCCGCCCCCACGCCGTGATCCTCGACATCAACCTCCCTGACATCGACGGTCATCATGTCTGCCGGGCCCTGCGGGCCGACCCGATGATTAGTGGCATCCCCGTCTTGATGCTCACGGTCCGAGACCACGAAGCCGATGTCCTTGCCGGACTTGAGGCCGGGGCCGACGACTATGTTCCCAAGGACGCCGCTCCCGAGGTGATCCTCGCCAGGGTGCGACGCCTCTGTCGCTACCGGCAGATGGCCAACACCTCGTTGCTCAACGAGCAAATGGCGCAAATTGGTCGACTGCTCGCCGGCATCGTCCACGAAATTCGAGGGCCGCTCGGCGTGATTCGAGGAAACGCCGAGTTAATGCGGATGCAATTGAAAGCAGATGACCCGGCCATCCGTTTTGCCGACCCGATCATTCGAAGCGTCCAGCTCTTACAGGTCCGTCTCGAGCATTTGATGGCGACCGTCCGCGGCGGTCCCCCGGTTCTGCGTCCCCTCGACCTCGAACCGCTTCTCCGCGAGGCCATCGATTACTTTCGCAAGGGTTCTGATCCGAAACAGGGACATGTTGAACTGCTCGTTGAGCCGGCTCCAGAGGGTCTCCCACCAATTCGAGCCGACGCGGGCCGTCTGCTTCAGGTCTTGCTCAATCTCATGACCAACGCTCGGGAAGCGATTCTCTCGAACTCCTCGGAAGGAACGATCCGGCTCCGCCTCATTCCTCGATCCGAGGCCGATCGACCAGGAGTTTCTATCGAGGTCCTCGACAGCGGCCCCGGCATTCCCGAAGTCGTGATGCCCCGAATCTTCGAACCCTTCTTCACGACCAAGGACACCGGCACGGGATACGGCCTATATCTCTCCGCCGAGATCCTCCAGGAGCACGGAGGGCGGCTCTCCGTTCGAAATTCTCCCGATGGAGGTGCCTGTTTTTCCCTCTGGCTGCCTGATTCGACTGCAATTCCCGCTCCTCACGTCCCGCAGCACCTTTCGACGGAAACATCCTAG
- a CDS encoding response regulator, producing MSAEFHLLLVEDSSPDVLILRRALADVGFRHRLTVLSDGGSAMAYLDRLSVPSCSPDLIPDLVLLDLNLPGPSGSQILARLKSDPLLRAIPVVVMTTSSRDEDVWRSYQAGANTFIQKPGDFQRFRELAASFRRYWEETAIRPPRRPPVGDR from the coding sequence ATGTCCGCTGAGTTTCATCTGCTTCTGGTCGAGGACAGTTCTCCCGACGTGCTCATCCTCCGACGGGCCCTTGCGGATGTCGGCTTCAGGCATCGCTTGACCGTTCTCTCCGATGGTGGCTCGGCGATGGCATATCTGGATCGTTTGAGTGTCCCCTCCTGTTCACCCGACCTGATCCCCGACCTCGTTTTGCTCGATCTGAACCTTCCGGGACCGAGTGGATCGCAGATCCTCGCTCGACTGAAAAGTGACCCCCTGCTTCGAGCCATTCCGGTCGTCGTGATGACGACCTCAAGCCGAGACGAAGACGTCTGGCGGAGCTATCAGGCGGGGGCGAATACGTTTATCCAGAAGCCGGGTGATTTCCAGCGCTTCCGGGAGCTGGCTGCCTCGTTTCGACGCTACTGGGAGGAAACGGCCATTCGCCCTCCTCGAAGACCGCCGGTCGGAGACCGTTGA
- the folK gene encoding 2-amino-4-hydroxy-6-hydroxymethyldihydropteridine diphosphokinase: MGSTLALIALGSNLGDRSQILDRALAEIAQSDGVVVRGVSRYLETPPVGGPGGQGAFLNAAAALETTLDPFDLHRLLIEVEHHAGRVREVRWDARTLDLDLILFGDQIIDTPGLIVPHPRFAVRRFVLGPLAEVASDAIDPLTRRRVSELRDNLDRRPSYVVLDGASPAVFSRVVAGLSAAGFAWCNWLPEDFDEEAGPERLTGNDASTLLREAARELLQERWSADYWGDRWIVTDLWFDRLAHLPERSTDLDRDAFLATMAELRRGVIPPTFVAATGQACFFGTTAIDPEEPLSRWANRRSSSYSIGYDTPILRIREEIPGSFQERWREAWQAGDMPRAEVLVQEEGVRIAEEILAACEASRAGFGAG, from the coding sequence ATGGGCAGCACCCTGGCCTTGATCGCCCTTGGCAGCAATCTCGGCGATCGCTCGCAGATTCTCGACCGGGCGCTCGCCGAAATCGCTCAATCGGACGGTGTCGTCGTCCGGGGTGTCAGCCGGTATCTCGAGACGCCCCCCGTCGGCGGTCCCGGCGGCCAGGGGGCCTTCCTCAATGCCGCCGCGGCGCTGGAAACCACGCTCGACCCGTTCGATCTCCATCGCCTCCTGATCGAGGTCGAGCACCACGCCGGACGGGTCCGCGAGGTCCGATGGGACGCCCGGACGCTCGACCTCGATCTGATCCTCTTCGGCGATCAGATCATCGATACTCCGGGCCTGATCGTTCCCCATCCACGCTTCGCCGTCCGTCGATTCGTCCTCGGGCCGCTGGCCGAGGTCGCGTCAGATGCCATCGACCCGTTGACCCGTCGAAGGGTGTCGGAGCTGCGGGACAACCTCGACCGTCGGCCGAGCTACGTAGTCCTTGACGGTGCTTCCCCCGCCGTCTTTTCCCGGGTCGTTGCGGGACTCTCCGCCGCCGGATTCGCGTGGTGCAACTGGTTGCCGGAAGATTTCGACGAGGAAGCCGGGCCGGAGCGACTGACGGGCAACGACGCCTCGACCCTGCTCCGCGAGGCCGCTCGCGAACTACTCCAGGAACGGTGGTCGGCCGATTACTGGGGGGATCGCTGGATCGTGACCGACCTCTGGTTCGATCGCCTCGCCCATCTCCCCGAGCGATCGACCGACCTCGATCGCGATGCATTCCTCGCGACCATGGCCGAATTGCGCCGAGGCGTCATCCCGCCGACCTTCGTCGCCGCAACGGGCCAGGCGTGCTTTTTCGGAACGACCGCAATTGACCCGGAGGAACCCCTCTCCCGATGGGCTAATCGGCGTTCTAGTTCGTACTCGATCGGATACGATACACCGATCCTGCGGATTCGTGAGGAAATACCCGGCAGTTTCCAGGAACGCTGGCGGGAAGCCTGGCAGGCCGGTGACATGCCACGGGCCGAGGTTCTTGTTCAAGAAGAAGGTGTCAGGATTGCCGAGGAGATCCTCGCCGCCTGCGAGGCATCACGAGCCGGATTCGGCGCGGGATGA
- the smpB gene encoding SsrA-binding protein SmpB, which produces MAKKGGDKSRDSKADAIQVVARNRRARYEFDLLEKVEAGIVLKGTEVKSLRNGKASLEESYAGLDRGEAWLYGVDIPEYVEANRMNHTPKRPRKLLLHRREIDRLKTKASEKGLTIVPLQLYFKNGIAKVEIAIARGRKLHDKREAIKSRETKRDINRALRERS; this is translated from the coding sequence ATGGCGAAGAAGGGCGGCGACAAATCGAGGGATTCAAAGGCGGATGCCATTCAGGTCGTCGCCCGGAACCGTCGCGCCCGGTATGAGTTCGACCTTCTGGAAAAGGTCGAGGCGGGGATCGTCCTGAAGGGGACGGAGGTCAAGAGCCTGCGCAACGGCAAGGCGAGCCTGGAAGAATCCTACGCTGGGCTCGACCGGGGCGAGGCCTGGCTCTACGGCGTCGACATTCCCGAATACGTCGAAGCGAACCGGATGAACCACACACCCAAGCGCCCCCGGAAGCTCCTCCTCCACCGCCGGGAGATCGATCGCCTCAAGACCAAGGCGAGCGAGAAGGGGCTGACGATCGTCCCCCTGCAGCTTTATTTTAAGAACGGCATCGCCAAGGTCGAGATCGCCATCGCCCGCGGCCGCAAGCTGCACGACAAACGCGAGGCAATCAAATCTCGGGAGACCAAGCGCGACATCAATCGCGCCCTTCGCGAGCGATCCTGA